One genomic window of Borreliella garinii includes the following:
- a CDS encoding ABC transporter permease, with product MMLLKLIEITKIAYIIFKNSTNKIALIGSGISLSLVMIPLIIVYYMSSNIMTSTINKYIESEGFSIQIEYNNTNKNNYLKDRLSSFKKKYNYKDLNYFFEKRTYGIIGNNKKQGVLIRAIENEFILKNKSIKLIQGTKNLKKDSILISNQIKNKLNLNLNEKIDILIPNTKNNKIIPRIKKFNISGIIETGLKDIDNNLVLISFENENLMSKKFSKSIIGIKTNFNSIKNNEILKQNLETEFQEFQIKTFYELYLNKYNNLDISKKLLIFIMALIIIFASINISSSLSMLIFENKKKIAILKSIGMNNFNIKIIFLLISLTLSTTFCGIGIIIGNYLTLKMSYLINFVDNVLNFFLKTFGEENSEILNSEYYVSEFQINLSLGFSLTLLGLYMLINILTTLIPLNIVSNLKEKEILR from the coding sequence ATGATGCTTCTAAAGCTAATAGAAATTACAAAAATTGCGTATATAATTTTTAAAAATTCAACAAATAAAATAGCTTTAATAGGTTCTGGAATATCATTAAGTTTAGTAATGATCCCACTAATTATTGTCTACTATATGTCTAGCAATATTATGACTTCTACTATTAATAAATATATTGAAAGTGAAGGTTTTTCTATCCAAATAGAATACAACAACACAAATAAAAACAATTACTTAAAAGACAGATTAAGCTCATTTAAAAAAAAATATAATTATAAAGATTTAAATTACTTTTTTGAGAAAAGAACTTACGGAATTATTGGAAATAATAAAAAACAAGGCGTATTAATAAGAGCAATAGAAAATGAATTCATATTGAAAAACAAATCAATAAAATTAATACAAGGTACTAAAAATTTAAAAAAGGATTCTATACTCATTTCAAATCAAATAAAAAATAAACTTAATTTAAATCTCAATGAAAAAATTGATATTTTGATTCCAAATACAAAAAACAATAAAATAATACCCAGAATAAAAAAGTTTAATATCTCAGGAATAATTGAAACCGGACTAAAAGATATTGACAATAACTTAGTTTTAATTTCTTTTGAAAACGAAAATTTAATGTCAAAAAAGTTTTCAAAAAGCATAATTGGAATTAAAACAAATTTCAATTCAATAAAAAACAATGAAATCTTGAAACAGAATTTAGAAACTGAATTTCAAGAATTCCAAATAAAAACATTTTATGAACTTTACTTAAATAAATACAATAATCTTGACATAAGTAAAAAACTTTTAATATTCATTATGGCTTTGATTATAATATTTGCAAGCATTAATATATCTTCGTCTCTTTCAATGCTTATTTTTGAAAATAAAAAGAAAATTGCAATACTAAAATCAATTGGAATGAATAATTTCAACATAAAAATAATATTTCTTTTGATATCACTCACATTAAGCACAACCTTTTGTGGGATTGGAATAATAATTGGGAACTATTTAACACTTAAAATGTCTTATTTAATAAACTTTGTTGATAATGTTTTAAACTTTTTTTTAAAAACATTTGGAGAAGAAAATTCTGAAATATTAAACTCAGAATATTACGTATCTGAATTTCAAATAAACTTAAGCCTGGGCTTTAGCTTAACACTTCTTGGCTTATATATGTTAATAAACATTTTAACTACACTGATTCCGCTCAACATTGTTTCAAATCTAAAAGAAAAAGAAATCTTAAGATAG
- a CDS encoding iron-sulfur cluster assembly scaffold protein, which produces MLTEEIKKKLIKLSKINNYIIHKVETNQNFKHQSKCGDQILFQIIEANSGKFNLKHHASGCMILLASANALNKLCNNKPKSEIISLVQKVINGDFENLEEIDTSLKIFNIFTNTNRKDCFLLPYKSLKDSLANYKPLRRVIR; this is translated from the coding sequence ATGCTCACTGAAGAAATTAAAAAAAAATTAATAAAGCTTAGCAAAATAAATAATTACATAATACATAAAGTAGAAACAAACCAAAATTTTAAACATCAATCTAAATGTGGAGATCAAATTTTGTTCCAAATCATAGAAGCAAATAGCGGAAAATTTAATTTAAAACATCATGCATCTGGATGCATGATCTTACTTGCAAGCGCCAACGCTTTAAACAAGTTGTGCAATAATAAACCAAAATCCGAAATAATAAGCTTAGTACAAAAAGTGATAAACGGTGATTTTGAAAATCTAGAAGAAATTGACACAAGTTTAAAAATTTTTAACATATTTACAAATACAAATAGAAAAGACTGTTTCTTACTGCCATACAAATCATTAAAAGATAGTTTGGCAAACTACAAGCCTTTAAGGAGAGTTATTAGATGA
- the lepA gene encoding translation elongation factor 4 — translation MSISIRKKNFCIIAHIDHGKSTLADRFIQKAKIISDRDFKSQMLDSMEIERERGITIKSQVVTITYKSNDGDFYELNFVDTPGHVDFSYEVSRAISSCEGALLLIDASQGIQAQTVSNFYMAFEHDLEIIPVINKIDLPNANIDFVKKQIKNDLGLNEEIAISISAKNGIGIDDLLEAICKYVPSPRGSVKDPLRALIFDSHYDSYRGVVVHFRIFEGQIKTGDKIRLMHTNSEHFIEEIGVFKISLERKDRLEAGDVGYFIAGIKNISDVKIGDTVTLCDYPALSPLEGFKEVKPVVFSSVYPVDANQYDDLLKAMDRLKLNDASLTFEKDSSSALGHGFKCGFLGLLHLEVIQERIEREFDLNVILTSPSVRYKIIPKKGESYFIESPEQFPGNEAIEGVLEPYIRANIIVPTEFLGNIMSVCLLKRGVQTSLIYLDTKRVELIYKMPLSEILFDFYDKIKSVSRGYASFDYELLDYEYTDLVRLDILVNGDRVDALSQLVFKDSARTKAIGICKKLKDEIARQQFKIAIQGAIGSNVIARETISPVRKDVTAKCYGGDITRKRKLLEKQKEGKKRMKMVGNVEIPQRAFLAVLKSNDN, via the coding sequence GTGAGTATTAGTATTCGTAAGAAAAATTTTTGCATTATTGCACACATTGATCATGGTAAATCGACATTAGCTGATCGATTTATTCAAAAGGCTAAAATAATATCTGATCGTGATTTTAAAAGTCAAATGCTTGACAGCATGGAGATTGAGCGAGAAAGAGGAATTACAATAAAAAGTCAAGTAGTAACAATCACCTATAAAAGCAATGATGGTGATTTTTATGAGTTAAATTTTGTAGATACCCCAGGCCATGTTGATTTTTCTTATGAAGTCTCAAGAGCAATTTCATCTTGTGAGGGTGCTCTTTTATTAATTGATGCAAGTCAGGGAATACAAGCTCAGACAGTTTCTAATTTTTATATGGCTTTTGAGCATGATTTAGAAATTATTCCTGTTATTAATAAGATAGATCTTCCAAATGCTAATATTGATTTTGTAAAAAAGCAAATAAAAAATGATTTAGGATTAAATGAAGAAATTGCTATTTCGATTTCTGCTAAGAATGGAATAGGAATTGATGATTTGCTTGAAGCTATTTGTAAGTATGTGCCATCTCCTAGAGGAAGCGTTAAGGATCCATTAAGAGCATTAATTTTTGATTCACATTATGATTCTTATAGAGGGGTTGTTGTTCACTTTAGAATTTTTGAAGGACAAATCAAGACAGGCGATAAGATTAGATTAATGCATACTAATAGTGAGCATTTTATTGAAGAGATTGGAGTTTTTAAAATATCTCTTGAAAGAAAGGATAGATTAGAAGCAGGAGATGTTGGATATTTTATTGCAGGAATAAAAAATATATCAGATGTGAAGATCGGAGATACAGTAACTCTTTGTGATTATCCTGCATTATCTCCTCTTGAGGGATTTAAAGAGGTTAAGCCTGTAGTGTTTTCTTCAGTATATCCTGTTGATGCTAATCAATATGATGATCTTTTAAAGGCAATGGATAGATTAAAGCTTAATGATGCGTCGTTAACATTTGAAAAAGATTCATCATCAGCTCTTGGGCATGGTTTTAAGTGCGGATTTCTTGGCCTTTTGCATTTAGAGGTTATTCAAGAACGTATTGAGCGTGAATTTGATTTAAATGTAATATTGACTTCTCCTTCTGTTAGATACAAAATAATTCCTAAAAAGGGAGAATCTTATTTTATTGAAAGTCCTGAGCAATTTCCTGGAAATGAAGCTATTGAAGGTGTTCTTGAGCCTTATATTAGAGCTAATATAATTGTTCCTACAGAATTTTTAGGAAATATTATGAGTGTGTGTTTATTGAAAAGAGGAGTACAGACAAGCTTAATTTATCTTGATACTAAGCGTGTTGAACTTATTTATAAAATGCCTCTTTCTGAAATCCTTTTTGATTTTTATGACAAGATTAAATCTGTTAGTCGAGGATATGCTTCTTTTGATTATGAACTTTTAGATTATGAATATACGGATTTAGTAAGATTAGATATATTAGTTAATGGGGATAGGGTTGACGCACTGTCTCAATTGGTTTTTAAAGATAGTGCAAGAACTAAGGCTATTGGGATTTGTAAAAAGTTGAAAGATGAAATAGCAAGGCAGCAATTTAAAATAGCTATTCAAGGTGCTATTGGCTCTAATGTTATTGCTCGAGAGACAATCTCTCCTGTTAGAAAAGATGTTACTGCCAAGTGTTATGGCGGTGATATTACTCGTAAGCGAAAACTTTTGGAAAAGCAGAAAGAAGGTAAAAAACGAATGAAAATGGTGGGAAATGTTGAGATTCCACAGCGCGCTTTTCTTGCGGTTCTGAAATCTAATGATAATTAA
- a CDS encoding ABC transporter ATP-binding protein: MENILIIKNLCKAYKKNKTKIQVIENLNLTVTKGEFISIQGKSGCGKSTLFNMISGIDKIDSGEIISCGIVLKNANEKTLSLYKNRQIGLVFQNYNLINEFNVIENIILPKIILGQETKEKINKKALDLMKILKIENRAKHYPSELSGGESQRVAIARALINEPDIILCDEPTGNLDLSTAKTVENLLINTAKNFKKTLILVSHNPQFANKADSKYEFKDRTLKKL, from the coding sequence ATGGAAAATATATTGATTATAAAAAATCTTTGCAAAGCATATAAAAAAAATAAAACAAAAATTCAAGTAATAGAAAATCTAAACCTAACTGTAACAAAAGGCGAATTTATTTCAATTCAAGGAAAAAGTGGATGCGGGAAATCAACTCTTTTTAATATGATTTCAGGAATTGATAAAATAGATTCTGGGGAAATAATATCTTGTGGAATAGTTTTGAAAAATGCAAATGAAAAAACATTAAGCTTGTATAAAAACAGACAAATAGGTTTAGTATTCCAAAATTATAATTTAATAAATGAGTTCAATGTAATTGAAAATATAATTTTACCCAAAATCATCTTAGGCCAGGAAACAAAGGAAAAAATAAATAAAAAAGCTCTAGATCTAATGAAAATACTAAAAATAGAAAACAGAGCAAAACATTACCCTTCAGAGCTCTCCGGAGGCGAATCACAAAGAGTTGCTATTGCTAGAGCGTTAATCAATGAACCTGATATAATCTTATGTGATGAACCTACGGGAAATTTAGACTTAAGTACAGCTAAAACTGTAGAAAATCTACTTATCAATACAGCAAAAAATTTTAAAAAAACCTTAATACTAGTTAGTCATAACCCTCAATTTGCTAACAAAGCAGATTCAAAATATGAATTCAAAGATAGGACATTAAAAAAACTATGA
- a CDS encoding YifB family Mg chelatase-like AAA ATPase, translating into MKIYSHSSIGYEGELIEIEIDLKKGTSGIDIVGLAGNEIKESRERVKSAIKNSNFHFPKDRILINLAPAGIKKLGTAFDLSIAISIIKIQENTNNKNLEVLILGELQLDGKIRSIKAVLPAIALAKEKEIKFAIVPFENLEEACLIDGLNIWGVKDLKETIKIVEQLNDNILPPRTNIKAQKTIKQDCILDYDFKNIKGQQRAKRAIEIAIAGGHNIMLFGPPGSGKTLSIKCAQSILPPLTNKELIETNRIWSISGKLIDRKIIKQRPFRNPHHTASKEGIIGGGPNPLPGEVSLAHNGILFLDEALEFKKSILQSLREPIEDKSISISRASSKLFKYPANFQLMLAMNLCPCGNLGKKNIDCFCSQQEISNYWKKLGAAMLDRIDIRVPTRAINNEKLLGETSESSSEIKQRIIKARNIQNIRYENFANINKNSDLNSDHIEKFCELSAILKNDLIYILNKLNISSRATHSILKIARTISDLKEEKNISREALLEAIEHRKNGENMLEK; encoded by the coding sequence ATGAAAATCTATTCACACTCATCAATTGGATATGAAGGAGAACTAATTGAAATTGAAATAGACCTTAAAAAAGGAACTTCCGGAATCGATATTGTGGGGCTTGCTGGAAACGAAATTAAAGAATCAAGAGAAAGGGTAAAGTCGGCTATTAAGAATTCAAATTTTCATTTTCCTAAAGATAGAATATTAATAAATCTTGCACCAGCTGGAATTAAAAAACTTGGAACAGCTTTTGATCTTTCGATTGCTATTAGCATCATTAAAATCCAGGAAAACACAAACAATAAAAATTTAGAAGTCTTAATATTGGGAGAATTGCAATTAGATGGCAAAATAAGATCAATAAAAGCGGTTTTACCAGCCATTGCTCTTGCCAAAGAGAAGGAAATAAAATTTGCAATAGTTCCCTTTGAAAATTTAGAAGAAGCTTGTCTAATAGATGGCTTGAATATTTGGGGGGTTAAAGATTTAAAAGAAACTATAAAAATAGTAGAACAATTAAACGACAATATTCTTCCCCCAAGAACAAATATTAAAGCACAAAAAACAATTAAACAAGATTGTATTTTAGACTATGACTTTAAAAATATAAAAGGACAACAAAGAGCAAAAAGAGCAATTGAAATAGCAATTGCTGGTGGACATAACATCATGTTATTTGGTCCACCTGGAAGCGGAAAAACACTTAGTATTAAGTGCGCTCAATCTATTCTTCCTCCACTTACAAACAAAGAACTTATAGAAACAAATAGAATATGGTCAATATCGGGAAAATTAATAGACAGAAAGATAATAAAACAAAGACCTTTTAGAAATCCTCACCATACTGCTAGTAAAGAAGGAATAATTGGGGGGGGGCCCAATCCTTTACCTGGGGAAGTATCTCTTGCCCACAACGGAATATTATTTCTTGATGAGGCTTTAGAATTTAAAAAATCTATCTTACAATCTTTACGTGAACCTATTGAAGATAAATCAATTTCAATCTCAAGAGCAAGTTCTAAATTATTCAAATACCCGGCCAATTTCCAACTAATGCTTGCAATGAATCTTTGCCCTTGCGGGAATCTTGGCAAAAAAAATATAGATTGTTTTTGCTCACAACAAGAAATTTCAAATTATTGGAAAAAACTTGGAGCTGCAATGCTTGATAGAATTGATATTAGGGTCCCAACAAGGGCAATTAATAATGAAAAATTACTCGGAGAAACAAGCGAAAGTTCAAGCGAAATAAAACAAAGAATAATAAAAGCAAGAAACATTCAAAATATAAGATACGAAAATTTTGCAAATATAAATAAAAATTCTGATCTTAATTCCGATCACATTGAAAAATTTTGCGAATTGAGTGCAATCTTAAAAAATGATTTGATTTACATCCTAAACAAACTAAACATATCTTCAAGAGCAACGCATTCAATACTAAAAATTGCAAGAACAATCTCCGATTTAAAGGAAGAAAAAAATATTTCAAGAGAAGCTTTACTCGAGGCAATTGAACATAGAAAAAACGGAGAAAATATGCTTGAAAAATAA
- the ftsY gene encoding signal recognition particle-docking protein FtsY gives MGILEKIKNLFKSNQQENIIENLEDILLESDINNEIVIDIINKLTKEKNKNEKTIIEKLKELLSNYINIKKFTLENNKLNILLIVGINGIGKTSSIAKLANKLKNEGKNILISAADTFRAAAIEQMKVYGEQIGIRIISQNQGSDPSAVIFDSISSAKIKNYDALIIDTAGRLQNKENLIKELQKINNVILKQIKNTNINYQKILVIDSTIGKNTNSQAEIFNKAIGIDGIIITKLDSSSRAGAIINISKILEKPIYFTTFGEKLEDIKEFDINEYLNKLL, from the coding sequence TTGGGAATTTTAGAAAAAATAAAAAATTTATTTAAAAGCAATCAACAAGAAAATATTATTGAAAATTTAGAAGACATTCTATTAGAATCAGACATTAATAATGAAATTGTAATAGATATAATAAACAAATTAACAAAAGAAAAAAATAAAAACGAAAAAACTATTATTGAAAAACTAAAAGAACTTTTAAGTAATTATATTAATATAAAAAAATTTACTCTAGAAAATAACAAATTAAACATTTTGTTAATAGTTGGCATAAATGGAATTGGAAAAACATCAAGCATAGCAAAACTTGCAAATAAATTAAAAAATGAAGGCAAAAATATATTAATATCCGCTGCTGATACATTCAGAGCAGCCGCAATTGAACAAATGAAAGTTTATGGTGAACAAATTGGAATCAGAATAATATCTCAAAACCAAGGAAGCGATCCATCAGCTGTTATATTCGACAGCATATCAAGCGCTAAGATTAAAAATTATGATGCATTAATTATTGACACAGCCGGAAGATTGCAAAATAAAGAAAATTTAATAAAAGAGCTGCAAAAAATAAACAATGTAATATTAAAGCAAATAAAAAACACTAATATCAATTATCAAAAAATACTTGTAATCGATTCTACTATTGGAAAAAATACAAATAGCCAAGCAGAAATTTTTAATAAAGCAATAGGAATAGACGGAATAATAATCACGAAACTTGATTCATCCTCAAGAGCAGGTGCAATAATAAATATTTCAAAAATTCTTGAAAAGCCCATATACTTTACTACATTTGGAGAAAAACTAGAAGACATTAAAGAATTTGATATCAATGAATATCTTAATAAATTGCTATGA
- a CDS encoding L-lactate dehydrogenase, whose amino-acid sequence MLKSNKVVLIGAGGVGSSFAYALTIDNSLVHELVIIDVNENKAKGEVMDLNHGQMFLKKNINVLFGTYKDCVNADIVVITAGLNQKPGETRLDLVDKNSKIFKDIITNVVSSGFDGIFVIASNPVDIMTYVTMKYSKFPIHKVIGTGTILDTSRLRYFLSDRLNVNTQNIHSYIMGEHGDSSFATWDETKIAMKPLSEYLAEGKITEIELDEIHKKVVNAAYEVIKLKGATYYAIGLGIKNIVNAIIGDQNIILPISSYINGQYGGLVKDIYIGAPAIVCKEGVKEVLNFKISPKELEKFNSSANQLKSYIDKIEF is encoded by the coding sequence ATGCTTAAGTCTAATAAAGTTGTTCTTATTGGAGCTGGTGGGGTGGGTTCAAGCTTTGCTTATGCTTTGACAATAGACAATTCGCTTGTACATGAACTAGTAATTATTGATGTTAATGAAAATAAAGCAAAAGGTGAGGTCATGGACCTTAATCATGGCCAAATGTTTTTAAAAAAGAATATTAATGTATTGTTTGGGACTTACAAAGATTGTGTTAACGCAGATATTGTTGTAATTACAGCAGGACTTAATCAAAAGCCTGGTGAAACAAGACTTGATTTGGTTGATAAAAATTCTAAAATTTTTAAGGATATTATAACTAATGTTGTATCTAGTGGTTTTGATGGTATTTTTGTCATTGCAAGTAATCCTGTAGATATTATGACTTATGTTACAATGAAATATTCTAAATTCCCTATTCACAAGGTTATTGGCACCGGTACTATTCTTGATACTTCAAGGCTTAGATATTTTTTAAGTGATCGTTTGAATGTGAACACTCAAAATATACATTCATATATTATGGGTGAACATGGTGATAGTTCTTTTGCTACTTGGGATGAAACAAAAATAGCAATGAAGCCTTTATCAGAATACCTTGCTGAAGGCAAAATAACTGAGATAGAGCTCGATGAAATTCATAAAAAGGTTGTGAATGCTGCTTATGAGGTTATTAAGCTCAAGGGAGCAACCTATTATGCTATTGGACTTGGTATTAAGAATATTGTAAATGCAATAATTGGAGATCAGAATATTATTCTTCCAATATCTTCTTATATTAATGGTCAGTATGGGGGATTAGTTAAAGACATTTACATCGGAGCGCCTGCCATAGTTTGTAAAGAAGGAGTCAAAGAAGTTTTAAACTTCAAGATAAGCCCTAAAGAGCTTGAGAAGTTTAACAGTTCTGCTAATCAGCTTAAAAGCTATATTGATAAAATAGAATTTTAG
- a CDS encoding ATP synthase subunit K (produces ATP from ADP in the presence of a proton gradient across the membrane; the K subunit is a nonenzymatic component which binds the dimeric form by interacting with the G and E subunits) yields the protein MDIGLIGVNSALTISAIGSALGMGAAGSAAIGAWKRCYMQGKPAPFLLIVFVSAPLTQIIYGYILMNTLYEVMMQTNPWLLLGAGIGGGFAIAVSGFAQGKAAAGACDAFSETGKGFATYLLVLGLIESVALFVMVFLMIFKFV from the coding sequence ATGGATATAGGTTTAATAGGAGTTAATTCAGCTTTGACAATTTCAGCAATAGGTTCTGCGTTGGGTATGGGAGCAGCAGGTAGTGCCGCTATTGGAGCATGGAAGAGGTGCTATATGCAAGGAAAGCCAGCACCATTTTTATTGATTGTTTTTGTTTCAGCACCATTGACTCAAATAATATATGGATATATTTTAATGAACACTTTATATGAGGTGATGATGCAGACAAATCCATGGTTGTTACTTGGAGCTGGTATTGGTGGTGGTTTTGCGATTGCTGTTTCTGGATTTGCTCAAGGTAAAGCGGCGGCAGGCGCTTGTGATGCTTTTTCTGAGACCGGGAAAGGATTTGCTACATACCTATTAGTTTTAGGATTAATAGAATCCGTTGCTCTTTTTGTAATGGTATTTTTAATGATATTTAAGTTTGTTTAA
- a CDS encoding ABC transporter permease: protein MGIRNFLLKRLILEEKNSLALTIVIILSIALGEIIIILTISIMNGFQNDFFLSTTNVESGNLKIENELTQEEIKKIKKIEGIKHINKIYETQGIGIQDYYYPTILNIIAVDIKDLKKDQNFITFTGLEKDELDLKDDEIIIGNVLSYNFNLFKNDTLRLIITDEIKNFISLENDIKNFKIKSIFKSNYAKINETLIFMNIDYFIKNNLLHNSSINYQVKTKNLNPSNKLIEKIKAINPKIKVKTWNEYNKEFYKALKIERNTMLIILTSIFIVIAVNAYYLQKRIIINKNKAILILLSMGLRIKKIKQIFFIHSIIICTIGGLLGLILGISISLNINEILKIIDNLINSSINFLNQILALEIDGIKIQIVKDTITPKLFLSDLVFTFCFACFSTIYSSIKATKKIGSQKNIETINGS, encoded by the coding sequence ATGGGTATAAGAAATTTTTTGCTTAAAAGATTAATACTAGAAGAAAAAAATAGCTTAGCCCTCACAATTGTAATAATATTAAGCATTGCCTTAGGTGAAATAATAATTATCCTAACAATATCAATTATGAATGGTTTTCAAAACGATTTTTTCCTTAGCACTACAAATGTAGAAAGTGGAAATTTAAAAATAGAAAATGAACTTACTCAAGAAGAAATCAAAAAAATTAAAAAGATTGAGGGAATAAAACATATAAATAAAATATACGAAACTCAAGGCATTGGAATTCAAGATTATTATTATCCGACTATTTTGAATATCATTGCAGTTGATATTAAAGATCTCAAAAAAGACCAAAATTTTATTACATTTACAGGACTTGAAAAAGATGAACTAGATCTTAAAGACGATGAGATCATTATTGGGAATGTACTCTCCTACAATTTCAACTTATTTAAAAATGACACTTTAAGATTAATAATCACCGATGAAATAAAAAACTTTATATCATTAGAAAATGATATAAAAAATTTTAAAATAAAATCAATTTTCAAAAGTAACTATGCAAAAATAAATGAAACTTTAATTTTTATGAATATAGACTATTTTATTAAAAATAATCTTTTACATAATTCTAGCATTAATTACCAAGTAAAAACAAAAAATTTAAATCCAAGTAATAAATTAATTGAAAAGATCAAAGCTATTAATCCAAAAATTAAAGTAAAAACTTGGAATGAATACAATAAAGAATTCTATAAAGCATTGAAAATAGAACGAAATACAATGTTAATTATTTTGACAAGCATTTTCATTGTTATTGCTGTTAATGCATATTATCTACAAAAAAGAATAATAATAAACAAAAATAAAGCTATTTTAATACTATTATCCATGGGGCTTAGAATAAAAAAAATAAAACAAATTTTTTTTATTCACTCAATAATAATCTGCACTATAGGGGGGCTTCTTGGGTTGATACTGGGAATTTCAATTTCCTTAAATATAAATGAAATTTTAAAAATAATTGATAATCTAATAAACAGTTCAATAAATTTTTTAAATCAAATATTGGCTTTAGAAATAGATGGAATTAAAATACAAATAGTAAAAGATACAATTACTCCTAAATTATTTTTAAGCGATTTAGTGTTTACTTTCTGCTTTGCATGCTTTTCTACAATATATTCAAGCATTAAAGCAACAAAAAAAATTGGAAGTCAGAAAAATATTGAAACTATAAATGGGTCGTAA
- a CDS encoding cysteine desulfurase codes for MDFKKIKSNAEKVKFLRKDFPILNKQFDNKNIIYFDNAATSQKPKKVIYSSIEYYENYNANVHRSGHKFAIQSSIKIEKTRELVKNFINAESSKNIIFTSGTTDGINTIASSFFYSKYFKKKDEIILTTLEHNSNLLPWAKLAKLANLTIKFAKFNEMGIITPEEIEKLITEKTKLISISGINNTLGTMNDLESIGKIAKKYNISLFVDAAQMAPHIKIDVKKIGCDFLVFSGHKMLAPTGIGILYISNNMAEKLDSPKLGGNTVEEIFIENEKIKFKSLNTPNKFESGTPNIAGIIGLKEAIKYINNISMDFILEHDQQLIEYGVKKLQELDEVEFLLNTNLKRNSIISFTVKNIHSHDIETYLDTIGIATRAGKTCSYVAFFPENLNKDHLLRISFYFYNTQEEIDTFILGLKKVIKELS; via the coding sequence ATGGATTTCAAAAAAATAAAAAGCAATGCAGAAAAGGTCAAGTTTTTAAGGAAAGATTTTCCTATTTTAAACAAACAGTTTGATAATAAGAATATAATTTATTTTGACAATGCAGCAACCTCTCAAAAGCCTAAAAAAGTAATTTATTCTAGCATTGAATATTATGAAAATTACAACGCAAATGTACATAGAAGCGGCCACAAATTTGCAATTCAATCTAGCATAAAAATTGAAAAAACAAGAGAACTTGTAAAAAATTTCATTAATGCAGAATCTTCAAAAAATATAATATTTACCTCTGGAACTACGGATGGAATTAACACCATCGCAAGCTCATTTTTTTACTCAAAATACTTTAAAAAAAAAGATGAAATTATTCTTACAACTCTTGAACATAATAGTAATTTGCTGCCATGGGCAAAGCTTGCAAAATTAGCTAATCTAACAATTAAGTTTGCTAAATTCAATGAAATGGGAATTATTACCCCCGAAGAAATTGAAAAACTTATTACAGAAAAAACAAAGCTTATAAGCATTTCAGGAATAAATAATACCTTGGGAACAATGAATGATTTAGAATCTATTGGGAAAATCGCAAAAAAATATAATATAAGTCTTTTTGTAGATGCTGCACAAATGGCGCCGCATATAAAAATAGATGTTAAAAAAATTGGCTGTGACTTTTTGGTATTTTCTGGACATAAAATGCTTGCTCCAACAGGAATAGGAATTTTATACATTTCAAATAATATGGCTGAAAAACTTGATAGCCCAAAATTAGGAGGAAATACTGTAGAAGAAATATTCATAGAAAATGAAAAAATTAAATTTAAATCACTTAATACTCCCAATAAATTCGAATCAGGAACTCCAAATATTGCAGGAATTATTGGGCTTAAAGAGGCAATAAAATATATTAATAATATTTCTATGGATTTCATTTTAGAACATGATCAGCAATTAATAGAATATGGAGTAAAAAAATTACAAGAACTTGATGAGGTCGAATTTTTACTAAATACAAATCTTAAAAGAAATTCAATAATATCATTTACAGTAAAAAATATTCACTCACATGATATTGAAACATATTTAGATACAATTGGAATAGCAACTAGAGCCGGAAAAACTTGTTCTTATGTAGCATTTTTCCCAGAAAATTTAAATAAAGACCATCTTTTAAGAATTAGCTTTTATTTTTATAATACACAAGAAGAAATTGATACTTTTATATTGGGATTAAAAAAAGTAATAAAAGAGCTTTCATAA